From Balneola sp. MJW-20:
CACTAAGGCGAAGCATCACATCCGGACGCATCAGGCTTCCCAGAATACTACCCTGAAGTCCTTTAATACGGTCGAGAGCTCCGGCATGTTCGATCCTTCTGAGGATATCTTCATCCAGCAGCCAGTCAGGAGTGGTAAGAGCATTGTCGAGAAGGAAATTCATGGCTTCTTTCTGACGATCTCTTGGGACCGGCATATACACCATGCCTTCCTGGTCGGAAGCTTTACGATTCTGATATACACCACCCACCATGGTAGCAACATGTCTTGCGTATCGGTTCCACTGAAAGACTAATTCACCGTAGATCTCTTCCAGATCTGAATAGTCTTCACCAGGTGTTGAGGTCCACTCGACAAGGTTTGGTACAACTCGTTTCAGATTCATGAGTCCGTATGTACTTGCTTTGACAGGATCATTTCCCAGATCCTCAGTCTGTGCCGATGGATCGTATCCGGTTGAGGATGCGAATCTGTACACAGGGTCTCCTGCTTTTTCTTCGATCCAGCTGTCAAGGATAGGTTTTTCATCTTCAGGGGTCTCAGCTTCCGGAATGACACGATATCCCCAGTTGATAGAATATAGATCATATGGGCCAATCTGACGGATGAAACGGATGTTCTCATCTTCAGGCTGAGCCACATAATTCTGTCGCGCATATTCCATGATAGTAGTAGCAATACCATATTTCTGAGTGAAGGAGCCAGATCTCAGGGAATCTACCGGATAAGCCGAACTGGACTGCATGTTATGCGGAAGACCAAGTGCGTGCCCAACCTCATGTGAGATCACACGACGCATTGTTTCTCCAATCAGATCATCATCCAGTTTCAGTTTTCTGGCAGCTGGATTAGCAGCGCCTGTTTCGATCATAAGACGATTTCTGTAAGATCTCATGTGGTTGTGGTACCATACAATGTCACTTTCAATGATCTCTCCGGTGCGTGGATCAGATACACTGGGACCTACAGCATTACGTATAGTAGAAGCTACCCAGCGTACGGTTGAGTATCGGATATCTTCAGGACTCCAGTCAGGATCTTCATCTTTGGAAGGAGGGAGTTTCGCAACTACGGCATTTTTGAAACCCGCAGCCTCGAAGGCCTCATTCCAGTCTTCTATACCCTGAATGATATAGGAGCGATATTTTTCAGGAGTAGCCGGATCCAGATAATACACGATAGGTTTTACCGGCTCCACAAGTTCTCCACTTTTGTAGGCTTCCATATCTTTTGGTTCCAGTCTCCAGCGTCTAATAAAGCTTTGAGTTGCTGCTTTTTGCTCGTCCAGTCCGTAGTTAATCTGGTCTACAGTAAACCAGCCCACCCGGTGATCTTCATACCGTGGACGCATAGGTTCTTCGGGAAGCAATACCATCGACTGACTCATCAGCAAAGAAATAGTGGCTGTTTCCTGATCAGAAGGTGGGTTCCCGGCATTGTAAGTCATTACATGGCGGACCTCAATATTCTGCGGGAAACTCTTCGCTGATTCAATATAACTTCGGTTTGCGTCAAGGCGGCGAACCTGATACTGTCTGCGTAAGAAGCTGATCAAACCGCTTATGGCCTCAATATCTGATTTAAAGAAATCTGTTACATCAATGACCACACCGGAAGAATCTTCGCTCAGTGCTTCAATATCAAAAGAGGCAATAATAGGTTCAAAATTGTTTGCCCGTACGGAGTTGTAGACCGGTAGTTCTTCGTCAGCGACTGCATTATAAGACTTCTTTCTTATCAGGATCTTATCGTCCTGTCGTCTGAAAGTGAGTACCTGTTCACCCGTTTTAGCTCCGCCGGAAAAGAAACCAAAGAAATCAGAAGGTACTTCAGCCACTCTGCTGACCATGAGCATTTCACGTCCGAGCAATGAATCGGGGATCTCATAATAGATCTTGTCATCCAGTTTGTGGATGTTGAATAGCCCTTCATCAGTCTCAGCATCACCCTTTATAACTTCGCTGAAAGCTTTGATTCCTTTATCGGAACCATTGGAGGATGCCCGGGAGGAAGGCCCGCGGTTTTGAGAGGTAACGCTTTCAGAGGACGAACATCCCGCAAACAGGAGGGAAGTAAGTCCGATAAACATGAGTAGTTTAGTAACAGTGGATTGCATATCGGAAAATGAATTTTTAGTTGAGTTTAAAGAAATGACCTCGGAGGAATATCTGAAAGTCATTTAACAATTAATAACAAGAAGTGGGTAAACTGCAGGAATATAAAATTTTAAGAGCCTCATATTTATCAGGAAAAATACCTAAATTCGCATCCGCAATTTTTTAGCCATAATTAAACAACATTTGATATGATCATTGGTGTACCTAAGGAGATTAAGACACATGAAAATCGTGTAGCGATTCAGCCAGGTGGCGTAGTTCAGATGAAAAGGAACGGCCATGAGGTTTTGATACAAAAAGGAGCTGGCCTGGGAAGTGGTTTTTCTGATGAAGAGTACATCAGTGCCGGGGCTACTATAATCGATGACGTGGAGGAAGTGTGGAAGCGCGCCGAAATGATCATGAAGGTTAAAGAGCCTATTGCTGAAGAGTATCCCCGAATGCGTGAGGATCAGGTGATTTTCACCTATTTTCATTTTGCAGCCGAAGAAGCGCTTACAAAAGCAGTTATCGATTCAAAATGTATCGCAATTGCATATGAGACTGTGGAAAAAGCAGACCGCTCATTGCCGCTGCTGATCCCGATGAGTGAGGTAGCCGGTCGCATGGCCGCGCAGGAAGGTGCAGTCTATCTCGAAAAGCCAAAAGGCGGAAGAGGAGTATTGATGGGTGGCATACCCGGGGTTCCACCGGCTAATGTGCTGGTACTGGGTGGCGGTATTGTCGGGGTCAATGCTGCGAAGATCGCTGCCGGAATGGGTGCTAATACCACCATCATGGATATTAATATGCCACGCCTGCGATACCTGGACGATGTAATGGAAAAGAACGTAACTACGATGTTCTCTTCTGAAGCGAATATCAGAAAGATGTTACCGCATGTAGATATGATCATTGGTGCTGTTTTGAAGCCCGGTGCCAAAGCTCCGCATCTGATCACTCGCGATATGCTAAAAGAAATGAGACCGGGTACCGTGCTGGTAGACGTGGCAATTGACCAGGGCGGTTGCTTTGAGACCTCTAAGCCTACTACCCATAAAGATCCGGTATACGAAGTGGATGGTATTGTTCACTATTGTGTGGCAAATATGCCGGGTGCTGTTCCTTACACTTCTACTATGGGGCTTACCAACGTAACACTGCCATATGCTATTCAGTTAGCCAATAAAGGGTGGAAACAGGCTCTGAATGATGATGCAGAGCTCCTTAAAGGACTGAATATCGCAAAGGGTACGATCGTATATAGAGATGTGGCAGACGCATTCGGACTCGATTGGAAAGAAGTCGATTCAGTACTTTAAAAAGCCTCTTTGATCTTTACAATACCAAAGCCACATGACTTAGTTATGTGGCTTTTTTTGTACTTCGTCTTTGTTAGATTAAATAACGACAACTGGTCGATACAGAATAGATAACTGCATTTTCGAACGTCTATTCATACAGATATTAATTGCTCATATCTCATTTGAAGTTCTGATACCTTTCATCCAGCAGTCAGCATCTAACGGTTCAATGTCGAAAGTGTGATGTCCGAAATCACCCTTTCTTTACAGCTCTTATTGTGTTAATCTCAGAAAAACCAATTTGAGATGGCACATCAATGGAATGAGATACTGAAACGACCGGTAGTCGGTATACTTGATACTTTAGAGGATAAGTTTCTGCTGGCTTTGGTCATTACAGTATATACTCCATTGTTTATGATCATTTTTCAGCCATTCGGGGTTAATAATTATGATCCCAGTGGCAGTATAGATACAGAATTGATTTTAGGGGTTACTGCGGTGGGTGTGGTGCAGGGGCTGACTGTGCTAATAACTGAGATCTTCATTACCCCATATTTCATCAAACCGGATAGTATTGGAAAATTGATCTTGCATGCAATCTTTGTTTTGATTCTACTCTCCTCAACCACCTTCCTGATCTATAACGTAATGGGTGGATTTCATGACTGGTATTTATATAGCTATTTTGAGTTTCAATGGAATATTGCTTTTCTGGGTATGATACCATTTGGGGCGGTAATACTTTATTTACAATATCGGAATACAAGGGAAAAAGCGGACTTACTGTTAGATAATAAAGGGGCTCCTGATAATCTGATCACGCTCTATGCATCAAACGGCAAGGATCAATTCAGTGTAACTCTGGACAAACTGTTGTATATGGAAGCCAGGGATAATTATGTAGCGATAAGCTACCGCAGTGAAAATATAGTAAAGTTGGAGATGCTTAGGATTACGCTGAAGGCGATGGAGAAGCAATGTGTTAATTACCCGATATACCGCTGTCACCGTTCATTTCTGATTAACCTCTCTCAGGTCGTAAAAGTCAGAGGCAATCGTCATAAACTGGATCTCTACTTCAGGGATTCAGATATACATGTGCCGGTTTCCCGTTCTTATGTGAATGAAATTCAGATGAAGATGGATATCCGCCACAAATAGTCTGTTTTCGCCACAAACATGCATCTTGTGTATTTGACAACCGATTAAGCGGGTTAAATACTGCCATGAGGTATGGCAATCACATTTAACCAAATCCTGAAAATTATGAAAAAATGGATCGCTGTTAGAAAGAGTAATGGATTATTTAATGCATTAATGCTCGTGCAGGGCATCACGTTTATGCTGGTCATGCTGCCCTTGTTAAGAGTTCCTTCTGACGGAGTAACTTATGCCTGGGGGCAGACCTATTTCGGTATTCAACTGGTAAGCCGTGGTGTATCGCCAGATTATTTTGTGCTTTTTTTGTTTCTGGCCTTATTTATTGCCGCATTCAGTTCTTTTTACTGGGCCAAGAATCGTGTCTTCTTCTATGGAATGATGTTCATCTGGTGGATTCATGTATTCGGAAGCCTGTTCGTTGACCTTCTGATGACCGGTGATATTGTATTTCATGGTGATACCTTGAATGTTC
This genomic window contains:
- a CDS encoding ubiquinol cytochrome C oxidoreductase, whose product is MKKWIAVRKSNGLFNALMLVQGITFMLVMLPLLRVPSDGVTYAWGQTYFGIQLVSRGVSPDYFVLFLFLALFIAAFSSFYWAKNRVFFYGMMFIWWIHVFGSLFVDLLMTGDIVFHGDTLNVHISMMNLVLGLALIAAVLIFFVIRKDQKMQNEHISWNRQNNLKALFILCPIVLQVIFFATGEPDGLTDSIAVIITIIQSIIFPLIFIPSKERRAQSITEAVPA
- a CDS encoding zinc-dependent metalloprotease, encoding MQSTVTKLLMFIGLTSLLFAGCSSSESVTSQNRGPSSRASSNGSDKGIKAFSEVIKGDAETDEGLFNIHKLDDKIYYEIPDSLLGREMLMVSRVAEVPSDFFGFFSGGAKTGEQVLTFRRQDDKILIRKKSYNAVADEELPVYNSVRANNFEPIIASFDIEALSEDSSGVVIDVTDFFKSDIEAISGLISFLRRQYQVRRLDANRSYIESAKSFPQNIEVRHVMTYNAGNPPSDQETATISLLMSQSMVLLPEEPMRPRYEDHRVGWFTVDQINYGLDEQKAATQSFIRRWRLEPKDMEAYKSGELVEPVKPIVYYLDPATPEKYRSYIIQGIEDWNEAFEAAGFKNAVVAKLPPSKDEDPDWSPEDIRYSTVRWVASTIRNAVGPSVSDPRTGEIIESDIVWYHNHMRSYRNRLMIETGAANPAARKLKLDDDLIGETMRRVISHEVGHALGLPHNMQSSSAYPVDSLRSGSFTQKYGIATTIMEYARQNYVAQPEDENIRFIRQIGPYDLYSINWGYRVIPEAETPEDEKPILDSWIEEKAGDPVYRFASSTGYDPSAQTEDLGNDPVKASTYGLMNLKRVVPNLVEWTSTPGEDYSDLEEIYGELVFQWNRYARHVATMVGGVYQNRKASDQEGMVYMPVPRDRQKEAMNFLLDNALTTPDWLLDEDILRRIEHAGALDRIKGLQGSILGSLMRPDVMLRLSEQYAFDNNAYNPVEMLRELRRGAFAEIYSGSSIDAFRRNLQRLYINNVEAAFGSDSDDIKESDILAVHRSDLRQLQIDLRRAVARNNGPLTEAHVTDLLERVDAILDPND
- a CDS encoding LytR/AlgR family response regulator transcription factor yields the protein MAHQWNEILKRPVVGILDTLEDKFLLALVITVYTPLFMIIFQPFGVNNYDPSGSIDTELILGVTAVGVVQGLTVLITEIFITPYFIKPDSIGKLILHAIFVLILLSSTTFLIYNVMGGFHDWYLYSYFEFQWNIAFLGMIPFGAVILYLQYRNTREKADLLLDNKGAPDNLITLYASNGKDQFSVTLDKLLYMEARDNYVAISYRSENIVKLEMLRITLKAMEKQCVNYPIYRCHRSFLINLSQVVKVRGNRHKLDLYFRDSDIHVPVSRSYVNEIQMKMDIRHK
- the ald gene encoding alanine dehydrogenase; the encoded protein is MIIGVPKEIKTHENRVAIQPGGVVQMKRNGHEVLIQKGAGLGSGFSDEEYISAGATIIDDVEEVWKRAEMIMKVKEPIAEEYPRMREDQVIFTYFHFAAEEALTKAVIDSKCIAIAYETVEKADRSLPLLIPMSEVAGRMAAQEGAVYLEKPKGGRGVLMGGIPGVPPANVLVLGGGIVGVNAAKIAAGMGANTTIMDINMPRLRYLDDVMEKNVTTMFSSEANIRKMLPHVDMIIGAVLKPGAKAPHLITRDMLKEMRPGTVLVDVAIDQGGCFETSKPTTHKDPVYEVDGIVHYCVANMPGAVPYTSTMGLTNVTLPYAIQLANKGWKQALNDDAELLKGLNIAKGTIVYRDVADAFGLDWKEVDSVL